The genomic interval cacacatatatacacacatacaaatatatataaatattaccctacactacactacactacactacactacactacactatattacatcaaatcacatcatattacttcacatcacatttatctatttatctatctatattattaatctatctatctatccattcattcatttattcatctatACACCAGCATTTCAAAGAACCAGAAACATAAacagaataataaaataaaataaattcaagtACCTATCTAGTCAAATAACAAGACAATATTACGAATCTATAAAAGTAATCCTGAGACAAGCCAAAAAGAGATGATTATTTCGTCAAGTTAGTGCTTCAACTGCCTCAGTAAATCATCATATACATAAATCCATGTATTGAGAAGAAATTAATTAGTGGGGCTTTACTTAGGCGAGGAAAGCAAAGGGGCGTCTACAACAGAAACAATCTCATACTTTACTTCTTGCGAcaattttgatatgatacaTGTATAACATTTTCTGGAACCTGCATACCCTAAGACCTACACTATCTATTTCATGTATATGattctcttccccttcttccccttcgCTCATCCACCTCCCACCAAAAAGAACCAACTCAAGTACCCAATCATTATTCAATCCCAATTTCATCTTACCCCACCCAACCTATCCAACCAAGCGTAAAACTGAGTTACTGTGCACTTGATACAGTACAAAAAACTATGTAAAAAAATAAGTCATCCCCAAAAATCCCAACGCCAAATCGGTATACCACTTTGATCCCCAAACTAAACCATGATATGCCAAACCACTCCTCGCGAGCCATGTTTACAAACAACAAAGAAAAGCTAGTCATAGCGTGTTTCGTTATCATGACCACCACTTGATTGTCAATTGTTTTCCCGCTACCCCTTCATACCCGCATAGAACCAACACCAAATGTAACCCGAAATCAATCATCTCGAACGCCCTGCAGCCCCTGTATATCTGTTTCTGATCAAGAAAGGACTTGGCATTTCATCCCTGTCAGGATTCCATACTGTTGGTTCCATATCTCCAATGCTTCCTCCACTACCCCTCAATTTTCCTTcgcccttttctttttctaccATTCTCACTCCAAATGATCTCCCCTTTCCACTAGGACTCATTTCAACTGGTCTTCCACCAGCACGAGCTTGTGCTAATTCAACTAGAGTTCGTCCAATCGTTGGTGCACTTCCTGTCTTTGTATTATTCTTCATCGCCTGTTTGTGTAGGTCTGATTCCGATTTCTTTGTCATACTCGACTTTCGTGTGGGACTTCCTGCCGTATCATTGCCAGACAAACTTGTCATGCTTGGAATTCTCGATAGTCTCTTGGTCACTGGGCTCTGTGCTTCCTTCTTGCTAACCAATCCACCTGAATTTTTGGTTGCCAGAAAATTTGGCTGAGtattcaatttctgtaaTGGTGCTGTACGctgtgagatgagatttggCCTTGCAGCACCCTTGGCAAATGGGTTGTTTTTAGATTTAGGCCGTGTAGGAGAAGGTACTGGGagatcatcctcatcttcagaatcagaatctaGGAGAAGAGGTTGTAAGCGAATCTCGGCGTTTGCGTTTGCAGCAGCAAAAATGTTTCGATTAGTGCCAGGAGCTTTGGCCCCATTGTTCCGGCGTGGAGATAGAGACAAGGAGGCGATAGAAATTGGCGATGGATCAGccatctcaatatccatGGGAGTTCCATGTACATTGAACATGGTTTGTGCTCGGGAAAATGGTGTTCTGGTGGATTTCTTGAATGGTTTGCTGGGCTCTGGTGACATGGTGTGATCGGTAAAGTCTGTGGTCGAGGAAAAGTCATCACCTGTGCTACCAACAGATGATCTTGGGTAGTCGAATGAGCTTGGCGAGGGGCTCAACTCTTTAGCGGTCAGAGAGCTTGAGCTATTATCGTTATCTGGATTGGATGATCGAGAGCTGTTGGCGGATCTTTGTagctcttcttcaactcGGGTTCggacttcttcttcaaatcgtTTCTGTAGATTCTCCACCTCTATCTGCACCAAACGGTTGATCTCTAATTGTGCCTTGACTTCCCATTCTCTTCGTAGGGATGAATCGATCTCTACACGCATAGCTGCTTTCTGAGCCTCGAGCTTCTCTGTTCTTTCTTCAAGCTCCTTGAATTGTTTAGCCgccatttcttctttcgtccGCAAAAGTCGACCGAGCTCAAcaacctctttctccttcctcatCAACTTAACGACCGGAAGATTGAGCAATGTAACGGTGTCGACTCTTCGATCGGGGTTGACTCGAAGGCAGTCCTTGATAACCGATGCAAGTTCTGGCGAATATATATTTGGTATTGGTGTAACTTTGCCCTCTTTAATCTTCTGCACAAGCTGGAAGTGTGATTTCGCGTTAAATGGAACTTCTCGTGTGCAGAGTTCGTACATAATGCAACCTAGCGACCAAATGTCTGACTTTAATGTATATCGTTCTGCGGCACAGATCTCTGGGGACATGTAGAATGGAGTTCCAACATAAGTAGAGGCAAAATCGTGAGATTCCATCAATTTCGAAAGACCAAAATCTCCAAGCTTCACCGAGTTGCCTTCACCAAGAAAGACTATGAAGTTTAGCATAAGAAACATGATTGCACATACTAAGGTTACTCACTGTTTTCGGGCTTCAAGTCTCGGTGAAGAATCATGACACCAGCCGCTGGCTTTTGTGGCTTGGCGGTATTTCCTAATCCCATTACATTGCTTCCAACCTCTGGCGGATCAACTCCATAATGACATCTATACAATGCTGAAACCAATTGCGCGAATATGCTCCAAACGAAACCCTCTTCGGCATATTTGTTCTTTGCTTGTAAATCCTTAATGATTCTACCAAGATCTCCATTGCCACAATATTCCATGTACAAATGAAGGTCTTGACTGGACTTTAGATGCTCTCGATGATAGTATCCGACGATGTTTGGATGTTTGAGTGATGAAAGAATGGCGAATTCGGCCTGGAGTTGTTCTCGCTCTTTTTGTGACATCCGCATGTAGCTAATCTCCTTCCTACATAGGATTTCTCCATTACTCTTTCTTCGGACCTTTCGAATGATCCCAAAAGAACCATGTCCTACAGAGTCAGATAGAGTATATTAGTATTGTCTCACTTCAGAGTTGGCGCAACGAGTAACAAATTAAACATGAAGCACTGTAGTACTTCTGGTACTCTGAAGACTTACCTATCTTCTCCAAAACTTCGTACTTGCTTTCCTCTGACATGATTTCGAGAGTATTATATTTAGGAAGAGGGAGATCTTTGCATTGATCTAAGTAAAGAAAGCAATTAACATTAGTATTGTTGTAATTTATTCGAGGTTGGCGATGTTTTGTCGTTTTATTcaaagttgatgaagatggatagTGAATTAATTCATTCAGGTTGGTGTTTACTTTTTGGTTGCCCTTCCAACCGTTTGACTATTTGGCACCAAACTGGAATTGGACATGTCCCGGGGAAATTCTGATAATGCCAGAAAGCGGTGAAGCTACGAAGTTTGGATGACGGTTGAAGCATCTAACTCCGATATGCCTTATCCGGATTTCTTTTATCGATAAGCTTTGCTCCCCCTCCATGAGCCTGTGTCAAGATCAGTAGCTTCTCAACCTTGCCAcaattttatatctttatctgatttattattattatcactACTAGGTCCATACACTTTGCTATTCGCTGTCTACTATCCATTGCACATTGCTCCTacatcttccatttcataTTCTCTGCACACGTACCTTCAGAATGGTGAAGCGGAAAGATGAGCTCGAGGTTCAACTGAAGGATGAACACCAGTTGATCAAGGAAGGACTTTTGAGGGACGAAAGTCCCCTTGATACTAGTCCCGAATTCCAAGAGCTTTGCGTTGCTTGTCGAATTGGTGATGTTAAGAGGGTTCAGCAAGCAATTACTACTCCTggaatcaatatcaatgccAGAGATCCATTTGATTATACGCCATTGATCTTGGTAAGTCTTGTGTTATTCCCAATACCAATTGACCCCACTGACAGATCATCAAGGCAAGTCTTTGTGGACATTACAATGTTGTTGAACTACTTCTCGAAGCTGGAGCTCTCTGCGAACGCGATACATTCCAAGGCGAGAGATGTTTATACAATGCATTAAACGATCGGATTCGAAACCTTCTATTAAAGTACGAATATTCGAAGTCTAGGGACCCATTACAATCATTCGCTTCTCATATCACTTCTCTCCTTTCCAGGCAGACGCCTGAAACTTCAGACATAACACTCAGTGCTGGATCAGAATCATGGAATTTACACAAGATGATACTTTCTGCCCGGTCACCATATATGCAAAGAAAGCTTTTTGCTGCCCCAGAAACCAAGTCATGGAAACTAGAACCTTCCATTCCCCCAGAATGTTTTCAGGTTGCTTTTCGATATTTATACATGGGTGAGGTGCCATCGGATCTTGGTCTTAGATCTAGCAGCTCTGTGGATGATGTGCTCAAAGGGATCGATAAAATCAGTAAACAACTTGAGATTGAATCCCTCTGGGAAGGGCTCTTGAGTGGGCGTGATAGGAGAATAGCTAGGCAACGGTATCAAGATGAAGTTTTACGAGGAAGGAATCAGATGGAGTCTTGGTATCGAGGGAATGTTTTGAAGCATAAGATACACATTGATACCGTGAAGGCGAAGGATGTGAAGTGGACTAGGAACAATTCCATGTTTGCGGATGTTCTGTTGCAGGCAAACGAAAATATAGTTTCCGACGAGGCTTTGAGTTCTAGGCCAGAAACGCCGACACCTAGCACAACTGTTTCCTCAAATGGTATTCCTATCGGCCCATCGAGCTCATTGCCACAAGAGACATCAACCGCTAGCTCAACTCAAAAGTCGATCCTGTATCCTGCGCACCGGGCCATGCTTATACGATCAGAATATTTCTTGACTATGTTTAGTTCCTCGTTTCAAGAAGCTCAGGTTACTGACTATTTGCAAATTATCTACGTCGACTGCCCTCCTGCTGTACTAGAGCTCGTCCTCGACTTTCTCTATACCGAGAATGTTGATATTCCTCTTGATCTCGCGATAGACGTTCTTCTTGCTGCGGACATGCTCTTCATTGAGAAACTCAAAACTAAAGCTGCAGTAGTTATAAGTACTCTCGGAAATGGGACAAGCACACTCGCTGATCGTACACACACCGACAGTGATGAATTAGATGTGGAGTTAATTAATCCttatgatgtgatgagagCCGGGTGGTTGACAAGGGTCCAAAGACTAGAGGAATTCTGCGCTAGGTACATGGCGTATAGGTTGGAAGACTATATTGATGAGCCAGAGTTTGAGGAGTTAATCAAGGAAAGTGCGGctagaattgaaaagagaCAGGAGACTGACACAATTGAATTGCTCGATGAGTATGTCTcccaaatttcttttcctttctacaTACGAAAATTTGGCTTTGATTTGGAACATAGAGAAAGTCTTGAAAGAAGTTTGAGGGCTTGGACCCGATCGAAACACTGTTTACAGTATATTAACTAACATTTCTACAGTATTCGCTTTTACCTGTCCGAACGTTTCAGGCTCCGATTTGAAGACTCGGGCCTTGAAGATATgatggatgagaatgggaatgagaatgggaatgagaacgaggaagaaaagggagATGAAAACGGAGTAATCGATGATGTTACTTCAACGAATGCTGTGAAGTCTAGCACAGTGATTGATAAAAACCCAACCCAATCACCTGACTTTGATCCAATGATGAATGGTCAGATACGGACTCTCAATGGTGAGATTGCAGGTGATGAATTTGCCGCAGATGCTATAAACTATCAAACATTACTTGGAAAGATAGACAACTTGTTAGAAAGATTGAAGTTAGATGCTTAGACTTTGTAAGAGGAATTAGATAccattttttgtatttaagCGAAGTTTGTATATTAGAAAGCATACTTATATCCTcatatttccatcttttgCATTAGTATCAAAATTACAATTACGTCTGTTCTTGTACCTGATGTTGAATATTAATAGTGTTATTGAGAGAAAGAATGTGTCTTGTTCGCCGCAATTTCTAGTCAGCATCGGGCCCTTAACTACACCCTCCAATCCTCACCTCATACATAGACGCTCGCATCACACAACCCCTAGATCTTCGGATCCCCAACTTCATCCTATGCATTAGAACTTAATACTCTCAAACATGAGAATTACACGATCCGTAATCTAAATATAGAGAATCCCTCATCCCGAAATTTCAGACTCCACAAATTCAGCATCAAAGTACCACTAAATATTTCCCAGAACAACACAGTATGTGCACCATAAGATGACCGCTTATTATCCACAAGAACAAGTCTCATTCCATTCCTGcaattgaataaagaaagatCGTCGTATTTACATATTTCTCTTGTCGtttatcaaataattccAGAATTCTTCAGCATACTGCTCTCTCCTTTTCCCCTCGCGTATCTACGATTTGCCCCACATTACCAATACGAAGGCATTCGCGGTCTGGAATAAAACGGAATGGAATATAGTCTACTGCGAACCAAAAGATACTGAATTGGCATCCTAAACAATGCTCTGTTCAAAGGTGCGAGAGAATACGTTTCCCGATTTCCTCAAAGGTGCGGTCAACTTGGGCTTTTTCGTCACTTGCGTTTGACTAAGTGGTGTTTTGGAAGATTTCCCGTTAGATCTAGAGATTTGGATTCCGagttgattttcttccaTGGCTTTTGACTGAAAGGCCAACGTGACAGGTATGTCGTACTGATTCACTGTCTATTTGAGTGGTCAATCACTAATCAACGAATGAATCAATACCACGCATTTTTATCAATCGCCGCTGAGAAGAGACAGTCCAATAGTATAAAGTTTCTACTATTGTTCTGAGTTTCGTATTGCAAACAGACAACGCCTATGACTTCGGACAAATCGACCAGTTAACCAAGCATACGACTTGATTCAGTCTTTAACAGCGCTCCTCTTAGCCGTGCGCACAATCGACCGTCGAGCTATCAACATAGTAGACCAAACGTCAAAGTTTTCAATAGTTGAAAGTTATGAATATCTGAATATGACACAACACCCAGGGAAAAATTTGGGTctaaaatcaattgaatggtCCAAAGAATCCCAACATAAACACTCTTCCATTGTCCGGTTGCAAACCCGACTATTGCGCACTTTCATGGGCAGTTTCCGATATCTCTGTTTCCATTTCTCGAGCCAATAAGATTTCCATTATCTGCTTACCATGTTTGATATTACCTGCCACAAACCGAATCACTTCATTGTCAATCTTAACTGAATTGTACTCTAAGAATGCCTCTACCATTTCGCCATCCCAAGTAGACAGTGCAAGGTTGATTAAGTTTGGAGCTATTTTCGTGCGAGCTCTAAGCAATGTGAGAAGGGCATTTTGGCCTAGATATAGGCTTTGGGCCCGAATAAGAGTGTTCAAATTGATGACTTTCTGttcattcaaaatatctCGCGTTCAATTCAGATTATCGAATGAAACACGAAGGCGTGCAAACCAAAATTCGTCACTATGGATCGACTGCTTTTCATGTATGATCATGTATAGAAAGGCCTCCGTTAAATGATGCATGAAGATATCCACATGATAAACTTCATGACCCAAAATCATTGCGAGTGTTATAATCGATGTTACTCAAGGCCAAGGGACATTACTAGCTTCAGATGTAGTTGTGCTACGAATCTTCATTATATCGGAAATGATCTTAGCCATGGCAGCAACCTTGTTTTGCAAATGGTGTACCGTTTTCGGCAGCGTTAATAGGGGCAAAAGCATTCGCAATATTCAAGCTCACCATATCGAGGGGCCTCAGAATCGAAAAAGTGCATTCATCTCATAATCCGATGCACACATCGGAGGATTTGAATAGTGTTGATACTATGTCGGCATTGTTGTTCTAAAGCATGAGTAGCGCTGTAGGTCCTATCACTTCTCGGGGTTGAGTCTCGGAGGAGCATTGAGAGGCGAGTAAATTTGTGTCCACTGAGTGGTCAACCATGGGCTTAACACAGTAGTTTCTAGGCTGCGTGTACGTCTTATTTTGTTTCGTTCGGATCTCCGAGATTCTTTGAGCTGCCCACAATATTAAGGTTGCCGCGCTTAGTCATCGACCTCCCCCACCCGGTTTCCCACCATTGTGTTTACCACAGCTATGGCCGATTGGCTCATTAAATACTCTGTATACGTGTGTTCGTCAGTGGTTCTAGGTGCACTGGAACAAAGACCACACGGAGAGCGGACCGGAGGTGAGCAATGGTCTAAGGTTCAGCTGCAGACCTTCTTCACGGGGCCGAAGTCGGCTGTGCACTACTTTTGTGTGACTGTTGCTGAGGCTGCAGTGGAGGCAGAGGTACAGCCAATTGGTGGAGGAGATCGAGGAGCAGTAGGAGAAGTTGCACAAGGTCCTAGCCGCCGGCGTCGACAAGCACGAGACCACCATCTGGCTAAATCGGGCGGGGGTAGCCGGTGCATTTCCAAGAGCGCGATCTCGACACGTTCTGTAGCCGGATGCCAGCGAAGGAGGATGACAAGCTGCGCCGGCTGTATGTGGATATAGACCAGCTGTTCTTCGATCGCTGTATCGCAGTCCTGAAGACGGTAATGACCCCGCTATTGTATATAAACTCTTCGAGCCCTTTAGCTCTCTTAGTTCTTTAGTTGTTAATTCTAAGGCTTAAGTTACTCTATTGTTGAAGGTTCATCACAATAGTAGAACTATTGAAAGGATCAAGTCCAGGTTCTACAAATGGTCAATTTGTATAGTTGGTAGAAAGATATTGAGGTTATATATTGAGGCAGTCAAGCAGGAGATTGGACAATTGGTTCGTACCAAGTAGTAACTAAGTAATTGAATTACTATTTGAGTTAGGTACAAGGCTCCATATACTAAGGAAATACATTCTTGCTTACATAGATCTTCGTTCTCACTATATTAATTAGCTTAGTACTAAGTTAACTAAACTGGACTAAGCTAGTCATATAATTCCCTACTTGAGGTACTAAGAACAAGTCTGCCCCGGAGAAGATAGGCCCAGAAAATAGGGAATGATTCAGTACCAAAGATGTTCAGGAAAGGTCAGAGTGGCCTGTAGTGGCGCCTCGCTAATGTTCCGCATCACTGTCTCTTCCAGCTCTACCATCTCCTCCTTGACCCTCCTGTCCAACGACTCCTCGAAGTCAGCCGACTGCTCTGCTATCTCCTCCTTGACCCTCCTGTCCAACGACTCCTCGAAATCAGCCGACTGCTTGCCTATCTCTTTACGGAGTGTGTCTATTATTCGTGACTCGGCCTGTCTAATGAGTTCTACTACTTTCTTTTCATGGGCTGCAAGTGTGTTGTCGAAACGTTGTTCAAGGGCTGATAGGCGTGACTGTAGGAAATCCTCTATATCGGTTGGGCGTCGTGATTTCTGCTCTTGGTATATCTCGGGATTACTGTCTTGACGAAGACGCTTTTTGCCTTTGTCGAGGTTAGGGTAGACAGGGGCAGAGCCTGACGCTTCGTATTCCGGAAGATGATCGTGTACTTCATTGCTAATATCATCGCCGTCGCCCGCAGTGCTAGATTCCAGGCTGTCTCCCTCAATCGTCTTGCCCCCTTGACCCTGATAAAATGGTGTTTCTTCAATCGGTTCTTCGAAAATGAGTGATGACTGAGAAGCCTGTACTTCTGTAGATGCCTGAGCATATGGTGGCGGTATTGGGTGTTGTTTCCCCTTATATACCAATTTGTGCCATTCTAGTAATATAACCCCTTGTTGAATATACATTTCCTTTAAGTTGATTTTGCGTATATCGGTTGCAGTTTTGCTAATATGCATACGAAGTTTTTCCAGATGCACTTTCGCATAAGTACTTGGCCTAATATATACACTGAAGATTGAAGTATTAGACAGAGATTCAAGGCTACGAATCAACATATTTGTAGTTGTAGTGTGAGGTCTGATTGTAGCAATCTTTTTTGTGACAACGAATCCCTTCATAGTGAGATTGAATTTTAGGAGGAAAACATGTTGTGCATTGCTTAAACCAGCTTCGTGAATAGCAGAAACGTCGTGAGATAAATCATCGATACTCGATATTGGACAAGGTGTAGAAGCATTTGCAAAATCGGCATCTGGAGGaacaatcaataatatatctattccTTGTTTCTTGCCAGCAAGTTTAACAAACACTTGAAGCTTAAAGTGAATATGAATCTGTCCTTCTGTATCACGATATGCAGCCATATAAAAATCGGGTGTCTGTTTGTTGTCATGCAAGCAAGAACCTAGTGTGAATGTTGTGCCTGATTCATCTACCCATTTTACAAATACCCTCTCATCAAGAAGTTTTTCTAACTGAAGTTTTTCGATTAGGACCGATATCGACATATTTAGTCCTATGATTATAATTAGCAATAAAACGTAGTTAAAGAATAATTGCATTTAAAACAATGCTAGCCCACACTTTATGTGTGCTTCCCACCCACCCAGGCTCTAGAGCAGCCTTGACTCTTCGGACAAAATGAGATATAGAAGTGATCAAAAAAGCTACTATATGAATTGTATTGAAGTTGTTCTAAACAGCAGATGCTGTAAGGACGTAACCGCCGCCAGGGTTGTTCTAAACAGCAGATGCTGTAAGGACGTAACCGCCGCCAGGGTTGTTCTAAACAGTAGATGCTGTAAGATACAACTCTTGTACGCAACACAATATAGGAGCGATTTTGTTGGAAAGACTGTGCTTGTATATTCGTAATAGATATTGTGCGATGGAGATGACGATGGAAAGACCGTGCTCGTGTGGTCGTAATAGATGGGCGATAGAGGGATAATCTCAATGATAGAAAGACTCCGTTTGTATAATCGTAATAGATATTGtgcgatggagatgaaaggaTATGGAGATAGCGATAGAAGTGGAGAGGGAAGGATATGGAGATGGCGATGGAAACAAGAGAAAGATAGCAAAGATGCGCAGATACAGTGTAGGTCAACGAACTTAATGCTACTTAAGTAAGCATACTAATAATAAGCGAGACCAAATGCGGGAACCAACTGCGAGCCAcgataaactacgttatcGCCAACTTTATATCTTTGGAATCTCCGAATTGTATAATCAAGATGAAGGGTATTTTGGTGCTGACTCACAGTCCATCATGACTCAACTCCGAACGCCTTTAATTTAACGGGTTGAGTCTCTTATAAACAGCGATTGGCGCCATGAAGCCATTCAATTTGTCTTCAGGATATCAATGGCACAATACGCAGCTCAATCTGAGCGCCTTTGGCTAGAGCCATTGACCGTAGAGAAACATCTGGATGGCTATCACAGAATGCTCTCTGACCCGCGAGCTATTTCATGGACGTAAGATGCGtcctttcaattttctccATTCTTGACCTCCAAGATATGTCTAACTCTCAACTCGTCTTAGAAAACCAAGCGAGTCTATCGCGGAGAGTAAAGCATTCATGA from Botrytis cinerea B05.10 chromosome 9, complete sequence carries:
- the Bckin3 gene encoding Bckin3, producing the protein MSEESKYEVLEKIGHGSFGIIRKVRRKSNGEILCRKEISYMRMSQKEREQLQAEFAILSSLKHPNIVGYYHREHLKSSQDLHLYMEYCGNGDLGRIIKDLQAKNKYAEEGFVWSIFAQLVSALYRCHYGVDPPEVGSNVMGLGNTAKPQKPAAGVMILHRDLKPENIFLGEGNSVKLGDFGLSKLMESHDFASTYVGTPFYMSPEICAAERYTLKSDIWSLGCIMYELCTREVPFNAKSHFQLVQKIKEGKVTPIPNIYSPELASVIKDCLRVNPDRRVDTVTLLNLPVVKLMRKEKEVVELGRLLRTKEEMAAKQFKELEERTEKLEAQKAAMRVEIDSSLRREWEVKAQLEINRLVQIEVENLQKRFEEEVRTRVEEELQRSANSSRSSNPDNDNSSSSLTAKELSPSPSSFDYPRSSVGSTGDDFSSTTDFTDHTMSPEPSKPFKKSTRTPFSRAQTMFNVHGTPMDIEMADPSPISIASLSLSPRRNNGAKAPGTNRNIFAAANANAEIRLQPLLLDSDSEDEDDLPVPSPTRPKSKNNPFAKGAARPNLISQRTAPLQKLNTQPNFLATKNSGGLVSKKEAQSPVTKRLSRIPSMTSLSGNDTAGSPTRKSSMTKKSESDLHKQAMKNNTKTGSAPTIGRTLVELAQARAGGRPVEMSPSGKGRSFGVRMVEKEKGEGKLRGSGGSIGDMEPTVWNPDRDEMPSPFLIRNRYTGAAGRSR